A genome region from Microtus ochrogaster isolate Prairie Vole_2 chromosome 1, MicOch1.0, whole genome shotgun sequence includes the following:
- the Gucy1b1 gene encoding guanylate cyclase soluble subunit beta-1 isoform X2 has protein sequence MYGFVNHALELLVIRNYGPEVWEDIKKEAQLDEEGQFLVRIIYDDSKTYDLVAAASKVLNLNAGEILQMFGKMFFVFCQESGYDTILRVLGSNVREFLQNLDALHDHLATIYPGMRAPSFRCTDAEKGKGLILHYYSEREGLQDIVIGIIKTVAQQIHGTEIDMKVIQQRNEECDHTQFLIEEKESKEEDFYEDLDRFEENGTQESRISPYTFCKAFPFHIIFDRDLVVTQCGNAIYRVLPQLQPGNCSLLSVFSLVRPHIDISFHGILSHINTVFVLRSKEGLLDVEKLECEDELTGTEISCLRLKGQMIYLPEADSILFLCSPSVMNLDDLTRRGLYLSDIPLHDATRDLVLLGEQFREEYKLTQELEILTDRLQLTLRALEDEKKKTDTLLYSVLPPSVANELRHKRPVPAKRYDNVTILFSGIVGFNAFCSKHASGEGAMKIVNLLNDLYTRFDTLTDSRKNPFVYKVETVGDKYMTVSGLPEPCIHHARSICHLALDMMEIAGQVQVDGESVQITIGIHTGEVVTGVIGQRMPRYCLFGNTVNLTSRTETTGEKGKINVSEYTYRCLMSPENSDPQFHLEYRGPVSMKGKKEPMQVWFLSRKNTGLEETNQDEN, from the exons ATG TACGGATTCGTCAACCATGCCCTGGAGCTGCTGGTGATCCGCAATTATGGTCCGGAGGTGTGGGAAGACATCAA aaaAGAGGCGCAGCTGGATGAAGAAGGCCAGTTTCTTGTCAGAATAATCTATGATGATTCCAAAACATACGACTTGGTGGCGGCGGCAAGCAAAGTCCTCA ACCTCAATGCTGGTGAAATCCTGCAGATGTTCGGGAAGATGTTTTTCGTCTTTTGTCAAGAGTCTGGCTACGACACCATCTTGCGTGTCCTGGGATCTAACGTCAGGGAGTTTTTGCAG AACCTCGACGCCCTGCATGACCACCTCGCTACCATCTACCCAGGGATGCGCGCACCTTCTTTCCGGTGCACCGATGCAGAAAAAGGCAAAGGGCTCATTTTGCACTACTACTCGGAGAGAGAGGGGCTTCAGGACATTGTGATCGGAATCATCAAGACCGTTGCTCAACAGATACATGGCACTGAGATAGACATGAAG GTTATTcagcaaagaaatgaagaatgtgACCACACTCAGTTTTTAATTGAAGAGAAAGAGTCCAAGGAAGAGGATTTTTATGAAGACTTGGACAGATTCGAAGAAAATGGTACCCAGGAATCACGCATCAGTCCGTACACCTTCTGCAAGGCATTTCCTTTCCACATCATATTTGATCGGGACCTGGTGGTCACTCAGTGTGGCAATGCCATCTACAGAGTGCTCCCCCAG cttCAGCCTGGGAACTGCagtcttctgtctgtcttctctctggtcCGCCCTCATATTGACATCAGTTTCCATGGGATTCTTTCTCACATCAATACCGTCTTTGTCCTGAGAAGCAAG GAAGGATTGCTGGATGTTGAGAAACTTGAATGTGAGGATGAACTGACCGGGACAGAGATTAGCTGCTTACGTCTCAAGGGCCAAATGATCTACTTACCAGAAGCTGATAGCATCCTCTTCCTCTGTTCACCAAG TGTGATGAACCTGGACGACCTGACAAGAAGAGGCCTGTACCTGAGTGACATCCCTCTTCATGATGCCACTAGAGACCTGGTTCTTTTGGGGGAACAGTTCCGGGAGGAGTATAAACTGACCCAGGAGCTGGAAATCCTCACGGATAGGCTACAGCTCACACTGAGAGCCCTGGAGGAcgagaagaaaaagacagacac ATTGCTGTattctgtcctccctccatctGTCGCCAATGAGCTGAGACACAAGCGCCCAGTGCCTGCCAAAAGATACGACAATGTGACCATCCTCTTCAGTGGCATCGTGGGCTTCAATGCTTTCTGTAGCAAGCATGCATCTGGAGAAGGGGCCATGAAGATTGTCAATCTCCTCAATGACCTCTACACCAGATTTGATACACTGACTGACTCCCGGAAAAACCCGTTCGTTTATAAG GTGGAGACAGTTGGCGACAAGTACATGACCGTGAGTGGATTACCGGAACCTTGTATCCACCATGCACGGTCCATTTGTCACCTGGCCTTGGACATGATGGAAATCGCTGGTCAAGTGCAGGTCGACGGTGAATCTGTTCAG ATCACAATCGGGATCCACACCGGGGAGGTGGTGACGGGTGTCATAGGACAGCGGATGCCGCGGTACTGCCTCTTTGGAAATACCGTCAACCTCACAAGCAGAACGGAGACcacaggagaaaagggaaagattaACGTGTCTGAATATACATACAG GTGTCTCATGTCTCCAGAAAATTCAGATCCACAGTTCCATTTGGAGTACAGAGGCCCGGTGTCCATGAAGGGCAAGAAAGAACCAATGCAAGTTTGGTTCCTATCCAGAAAAAACACAGGCTTAGAG GAAACAAACCAGGATGAAAATTGA
- the Gucy1b1 gene encoding guanylate cyclase soluble subunit beta-1 isoform X1 → MFGKMFFVFCQESGYDTILRVLGSNVREFLQNLDALHDHLATIYPGMRAPSFRCTDAEKGKGLILHYYSEREGLQDIVIGIIKTVAQQIHGTEIDMKVIQQRNEECDHTQFLIEEKESKEEDFYEDLDRFEENGTQESRISPYTFCKAFPFHIIFDRDLVVTQCGNAIYRVLPQLQPGNCSLLSVFSLVRPHIDISFHGILSHINTVFVLRSKEGLLDVEKLECEDELTGTEISCLRLKGQMIYLPEADSILFLCSPSVMNLDDLTRRGLYLSDIPLHDATRDLVLLGEQFREEYKLTQELEILTDRLQLTLRALEDEKKKTDTLLYSVLPPSVANELRHKRPVPAKRYDNVTILFSGIVGFNAFCSKHASGEGAMKIVNLLNDLYTRFDTLTDSRKNPFVYKVETVGDKYMTVSGLPEPCIHHARSICHLALDMMEIAGQVQVDGESVQITIGIHTGEVVTGVIGQRMPRYCLFGNTVNLTSRTETTGEKGKINVSEYTYRCLMSPENSDPQFHLEYRGPVSMKGKKEPMQVWFLSRKNTGLEETNQDEN, encoded by the exons ATGTTCGGGAAGATGTTTTTCGTCTTTTGTCAAGAGTCTGGCTACGACACCATCTTGCGTGTCCTGGGATCTAACGTCAGGGAGTTTTTGCAG AACCTCGACGCCCTGCATGACCACCTCGCTACCATCTACCCAGGGATGCGCGCACCTTCTTTCCGGTGCACCGATGCAGAAAAAGGCAAAGGGCTCATTTTGCACTACTACTCGGAGAGAGAGGGGCTTCAGGACATTGTGATCGGAATCATCAAGACCGTTGCTCAACAGATACATGGCACTGAGATAGACATGAAG GTTATTcagcaaagaaatgaagaatgtgACCACACTCAGTTTTTAATTGAAGAGAAAGAGTCCAAGGAAGAGGATTTTTATGAAGACTTGGACAGATTCGAAGAAAATGGTACCCAGGAATCACGCATCAGTCCGTACACCTTCTGCAAGGCATTTCCTTTCCACATCATATTTGATCGGGACCTGGTGGTCACTCAGTGTGGCAATGCCATCTACAGAGTGCTCCCCCAG cttCAGCCTGGGAACTGCagtcttctgtctgtcttctctctggtcCGCCCTCATATTGACATCAGTTTCCATGGGATTCTTTCTCACATCAATACCGTCTTTGTCCTGAGAAGCAAG GAAGGATTGCTGGATGTTGAGAAACTTGAATGTGAGGATGAACTGACCGGGACAGAGATTAGCTGCTTACGTCTCAAGGGCCAAATGATCTACTTACCAGAAGCTGATAGCATCCTCTTCCTCTGTTCACCAAG TGTGATGAACCTGGACGACCTGACAAGAAGAGGCCTGTACCTGAGTGACATCCCTCTTCATGATGCCACTAGAGACCTGGTTCTTTTGGGGGAACAGTTCCGGGAGGAGTATAAACTGACCCAGGAGCTGGAAATCCTCACGGATAGGCTACAGCTCACACTGAGAGCCCTGGAGGAcgagaagaaaaagacagacac ATTGCTGTattctgtcctccctccatctGTCGCCAATGAGCTGAGACACAAGCGCCCAGTGCCTGCCAAAAGATACGACAATGTGACCATCCTCTTCAGTGGCATCGTGGGCTTCAATGCTTTCTGTAGCAAGCATGCATCTGGAGAAGGGGCCATGAAGATTGTCAATCTCCTCAATGACCTCTACACCAGATTTGATACACTGACTGACTCCCGGAAAAACCCGTTCGTTTATAAG GTGGAGACAGTTGGCGACAAGTACATGACCGTGAGTGGATTACCGGAACCTTGTATCCACCATGCACGGTCCATTTGTCACCTGGCCTTGGACATGATGGAAATCGCTGGTCAAGTGCAGGTCGACGGTGAATCTGTTCAG ATCACAATCGGGATCCACACCGGGGAGGTGGTGACGGGTGTCATAGGACAGCGGATGCCGCGGTACTGCCTCTTTGGAAATACCGTCAACCTCACAAGCAGAACGGAGACcacaggagaaaagggaaagattaACGTGTCTGAATATACATACAG GTGTCTCATGTCTCCAGAAAATTCAGATCCACAGTTCCATTTGGAGTACAGAGGCCCGGTGTCCATGAAGGGCAAGAAAGAACCAATGCAAGTTTGGTTCCTATCCAGAAAAAACACAGGCTTAGAG GAAACAAACCAGGATGAAAATTGA